The window CCGCGCTCGTGGGAACAGGCGGTCAACGCGACCTTGCAGGCCGGTGTCGCGCGGTGGCCGAACGCGCGGCTCGTCGACTGGAACGCCGCGAGCACGCCGCATCCGGAGTGGTTCTGGCAGGACGACATCCACCTGCGACCGCAGGGCGCGCAGGCGTACGCCGCGCTCGTCGCGTTCGCGGCCGCGCATTGACGTCAGTGCGACTCGTAGAACGCGTCGAGCTCGCGGCCCAGCTCCTGCATGCGCGCCTCGCCCAGCTCGCTCTGGCAGCGCGGGAGGACATCTGCCTCCTCCCGGTGGACGTGCCGCTCGAAGACGGTGCGCGCGGCATGGAGCAGCGCGACCCGGCCGTCGGGATCACTGGCCTTCGCGAGCTGCTCGACGGCATCGCGCAACTCGGCGTGCTCTCGCGTGAACACGTCGACGGATTCGGGCACGCCGTGGATGTTGTCCTCGACGACCGGATACAGAAGGCGCTCTTCGGCTTCGAGGTGCACGTCGACCTCG of the Acidimicrobiia bacterium genome contains:
- a CDS encoding hemerythrin domain-containing protein, with amino-acid sequence MPNAADLLMQSHRTIRRLLAGLDDRYDDDTMRRLVHEVDVHLEAEERLLYPVVEDNIHGVPESVDVFTREHAELRDAVEQLAKASDPDGRVALLHAARTVFERHVHREEADVLPRCQSELGEARMQELGRELDAFYESH